One window from the genome of Gadus morhua chromosome 16, gadMor3.0, whole genome shotgun sequence encodes:
- the LOC115561466 gene encoding 7-alpha-hydroxycholest-4-en-3-one 12-alpha-hydroxylase-like — translation MGLLVPILLALLASLFGGYYLLGAFRKQRPGEPPLDRGPIPWLGHVLEFRRDTAKFLERMKQKHGDIFTVQLAGNYFTFLMDPSSFGAVFKEAHTKLDFSAFARKLVIRVFHFYPELTKKKFHDSNNRHLMGDGLVLLTESTMKFFQNLMLRSIGKGGDQNTWIEDGLFMYSYNIVFRAGYLSVFGNVSLREAGSTEKSFEMDRIQSDAMFTEFHKFDQYFPKLVYGVQSPRERIEIRKLMRMFWKTLSSQVVKNKGNASNWVREQLQTSEGLGMKEFMQDRCLFLMLWASQGNTGPAAFWLLMYLMKNPEAMAAVRREVDRVVMESGQEVRRGGPIINLTYDMIQKSLILDSALEETLRLTVAPVLSRAVMENMNLKMSDGRAYQIRQGDIISLFPYTAIQIDSKIHPDPLSFKYDRFLNPDGSKKTDFYKNGKKLRYYTMPWGAGVSMCPGRFFAMNELKQFVFFMILYFDFELKTPNEEVPDIDVKRWGFGAMQPTRDVGFRYRLRF, via the coding sequence ATGGGTTTACTGGTGCCAATCCTGCTGGCTCTTCTAGCCTCTCTATTTGGAGGATATTACCTTTTAGGAGCATTCAGAAAGCAAAGGCCAGGTGAACCCCCATTAGATAGAGGTCCCATTCCCTGGTTGGGCCATGTGTTGGAGTTTCGCAGGGACACAGCAAAGTTCTTAGAGAGGATGAAGCAAAAACATGGGGACATATTCACGGTACAACTTGCTGGGAATTACTTCACATTTCTCATGGATCCTTCATCTTTTGGTGCTGTCTTCAAGGAGGCCCACACAAAACTGGACTTCAGTGCTTTTGCAAGGAAGCTGGTGATCAGAGTTTTTCATTTCTATCCAGAACTTACAAAAAAGAAATTTCATGATTCCAACAACAGACATCTGATGGGTGATGGACTAGTATTATTGACAGAAAGTACAATGAAATTTTTCCAAAATCTCATGCTCCGCAGTATAGGCAAAGGTGGAGACCAAAATACCTGGATTGAGGATGGACTTTTCATGTATAGTTACAATATTGTTTTCAGGGCAGGGTACCTATCAGTGTTCGGCAATGTGTCTTTAAGGGAGGCCGGTAGCACTGAGAAATCCTTTGAGATGGACAGAATACAATCTGATGCAATGTTTACAGAGTTTCATAAATTTGATCAATACTTCCCCAAACTGGTGTATGGTGTCCAGTCACCCAGAGAGAGGATTGAGATCAGGAAGCTAATGAGAATGTTTTGGAAAACTTTGTCATCACAGGTTGTCAAGAATAAGGGGAATGCCAGCAACTGGGTGCGTGAACAGCTGCAGACCAGCGAGGGACTAGGAATGAAGGAGTTCATGCAAGACCGATGCCTGTTTCTAATGCTCTGGGCGTCCCAGGGAAACACAGGGCCTGCTGCCTTTTGGCTATTAATGTACCTCATGAAGAATCCAGAGGCTATGGCTGCtgtgaggagagaggtggacagGGTTGTGATGGAATCTGGGCAGGAAGTGAGGCGTGGTGGCCCTATCATCAATCTGACCTATGACATGATCCAGAAAAGTCTGATCCTTGACAGTGCTCTTGAGGAGACCCTGAGACTGACTGTTGCGCCCGTTCTCAGCAGAGCTGTGATGGAAAACATGAACCTCAAAATGTCTGATGGTCGTGCGTATCAGATTCGACAAGGCGATATAATTTCTCTCTTCCCTTACACTGCCATTCAAATTGATTCCAAAATTCACCCTGACCCACTTTCTTTCAAATACGACCGCTTTCTTAACCCAGATGGCAGCAAGAAAACAGATTTTTACAAGAACGGGAAGAAGTTGAGGTACTACACAATGCCGTGGGGAGCTGGTGTCAGTATGTGCCCTGGCCGTTTCTTtgctatgaatgagttgaagcagtttgtgtttttcatgaTATTATATTTTGACTTTGAGCTGAAGACTCCTAATGAGGAGGTACCTGACATTGATGTTAAGCGATGGGGTTTTGGGGCCATGCAACCCACAAGAGATGTTGGTTTCCGATACAGACTCCGATTTTAA